A single region of the Gossypium arboreum isolate Shixiya-1 chromosome 12, ASM2569848v2, whole genome shotgun sequence genome encodes:
- the LOC128285504 gene encoding uncharacterized protein LOC128285504, whose protein sequence is MKYQAPNQPPLPHFRLCSARVSKETHHRHHRTKPPRAVAGATRRSYFQPFSREPESKVPPKLRKCERKGLSLFPLSQILTTENRSVEVTRDSGKVNEAGAAILVQAALWAVVFEALAC, encoded by the exons ATGAAATATCAAGCACCTAATCAG CCCCCTCTTCCCCATTTTCGTTTGTGCTCTGCTAGGGTTTCAAAAGAAACCCATCATCGCCATCATCGCACAAAGCCACCGAGGGCGGTGGCTGGAGCCACGCGAAGATCATATTTTCAGCCCTTTTCAAGAGAGCCCGAAAGCAAAGTGCCTCCCAAACTCAGAAAATGTGAAAGAAAAggcctttctcttttccctttaaGTCAGATTCTGACGACGGAGAATAGATCCGTCGAGGTGACACGGGATTCCG GCAAAGTCAACGAGGCAGGAGCTGCTATTTTGGTGCAAGCAGCATTGTGGGCGGTGGTTTTCGAAGCTCTGGCGTGCTAA